TGTCCATCGAGCACGACAGCGGaatacataaaattcaaaagacATCCAATCAGAATGAAATACGCCGCGAGGAACGCATGACGAAGCAGAATACGCGATTCCACGAAACAgcatttctagagagagagagagatgcctgGAAGAGAAGAAACAGCGGAGCGGAGAGGAAGTCGACCGGGTAGGGAGAGGAAGTCGAGAGGAGGCAGATCCGAGTTGGGGAGAAGTACGGACGCTCGATCTGAGGGCCGGTCCGAGGGACGTTGAAGCTCTCTGCATCGCTCTGTTGCAAGCAGACGCCATTAACGTTGAGCCTTCGCTAAGGAATCTACAGCTTCGCAGGGTTGAAATCAGCCAAACCGTTCGTCCCGTGGCAAATTGGGAAATGGCGGACTCCTCTTCGTCTGCGCGCGAGAGGTTTAGGGTTTTGACAGACTTGGGTGGAGCAGATCGGAACCGAGCGGGCTGAAGCCGGGCCGGGTCGACTTGCCGGATGTTCGGGTTTGTTTCGATTGAAGCGTTGAagacggaaaaaaaattatatatatatatatatatacacatacatacacacatatacTTAAACTTTAGCAGAACATGTAATTtagtccataaatttttaatttatttaatatgatccataaactATTAATAAATGTACAATATAGCCATTTCATATTTGCTCAAATGACAAATCGGACATTATTTAATAATGCGTATTATCATATGTGAagttggatttttagaaatgatGGGGCAACATAACCATCTACtttagaagagaaaaaaaaaaacattaagagCATTAACATAGTTATCGTTATCCGATGATATAAATTATTACATCTGGAAGAATGTTTTGCTTGGATAATCCACGTGtgactttttttattgtatGTGGTTCAAACTTTAACGGATTAGAAGTCACATTGGTAGATTCCATTAACTTGAATCATGATAAATGAGacattggaaaattttcatataGTATAGGGAATAGATCGAACACTTAACAATTTTTCATCGAACGATTTAAAGACGGCATAACTCATGgaatcaaaatttatggaccatttatattattgttcttttttttttttttttgccatgtgGTCGTCGTACTACATATTGATAGTATTAATGATTTAACCTTACGATGAGGTCGCTTAATGGTATGCGGAAAAGCAATGTTTAAACTAATGATGATTTCAGGACATACAAAAAGGCTATCTGAAAGCCAATTAATTATTTGTTTTACGTGGTAAAATTGTGCAA
The sequence above is drawn from the Rhodamnia argentea isolate NSW1041297 chromosome 9, ASM2092103v1, whole genome shotgun sequence genome and encodes:
- the LOC115737111 gene encoding protein NONRESPONDING TO OXYLIPINS 2, mitochondrial isoform X2, producing MASACNRAMQRASTSLGPALRSSVRTSPQLGSASSRLPLPTRSTSSPLRCFFSSRLPAELACVQSLLPLHSAVSAARLTSCLSTTSRSCRALSQDGIDGT
- the LOC115737111 gene encoding protein NONRESPONDING TO OXYLIPINS 2, mitochondrial isoform X1 encodes the protein MASACNRAMQRASTSLGPALRSSVRTSPQLGSASSRLPLPTRSTSSPLRCFFSSRLPAELACVQSLLPLHSAVSAARLTSCLSTTSRSCRALSQVLGLSVPR